Proteins encoded in a region of the Anopheles ziemanni chromosome 2, idAnoZiCoDA_A2_x.2, whole genome shotgun sequence genome:
- the LOC131282148 gene encoding ras-related and estrogen-regulated growth inhibitor-like protein, whose protein sequence is MKTEEKTNVPRVRIAVLGNVDVGKSALTVRYLTRRFIGEYSSNTDLLYKQTVTLDSGVLDVEIVDISAENDNGFPVEQIQWADACLIVYSITDRSSYEYAQRSLAELRQLQNAPSAYLVGNKADLDHLREVQETEGASLAASHAIGFCEVSVADNTPALYKAFERLLVESRARPVKPRKFSVSKMFGTLIGSNGTRQPPVSQGTVVPCHKGELHKSRVMKRRQAFTATASL, encoded by the exons ATGAAGACGGAGGAGAAAACGAACGTGCCACGTGTGCGGATAGCTGTCCTCGGGAACGTGGATGTCGGAAAGTCTg CCCTCACCGTGCGCTACCTGACCCGGCGGTTCATCGGCGAGTACAGCTCCAACACCGATCTGTTGTACAAGCAGACCGTCACGCTGGACAGCGGCGTGCTGGACGTGGAGATCGTCGACATCTCGGCGGAGAACGACAACGGTTTCCCGGTCGAGCAGATCCAGTGGGCCGACGCGTGCCTCATCGTCTACAGCATCACCGACCGGAGCAGCTACGAGTACGCCCAGCGGTCGCTGGCCGAGCTCCGTCAGCTGCAGAACGCCCCCTCGGCCTACCTGGTCGGCAACAAGGCCGACCTGGACCACCTGCGCGAG GTTCAGGAAACGGAAGGAGCATCGCTGGCCGCATCGCACGCGATCGGATTCTGCGAGGTTTCCGTCGCCGACAACACGCCCGCCCTCTACAAGGCCTTCGAGCGGCTGCTGGTGGAATCGCGGGCCCGCCCGGTTAAGCCGCGCAAGTTTTCCGTCAGCAAAATGTTCG GAACACTGATCGGAAGCAACGGCACCCGGCAGCCCCCGGTCAGCCAGGGTACGGTCGTCCCCTGCCACAAGGGCGAGCTGCACAAGTCGCGGGTGATGAAGCGTCGCCAGGCCTTCACCGCCACTGCCTCCCTATGA